The genomic window CGGCGAGGAGATTCATCGTGAGTACCAGCCAGAGGATGGGCGCCAGTCCCTCGCTCGGCGGCACCTTCGCCGCCGCGAAACAGGTCACCGCGAGCAGCGCCTGAAGCGGCAGGATCCAGGACTTCCGCCGCCCGAATCGGGCGTTGCCATATCGATCGATGAGCGGGGCCCAGAGGGGCTTGAGCGACCAGGGGAGAGCGAGCGCGGTCGCGAGGCCGACGCCCTCGAGGGTCATGCCGGCGGACCGCAGATACACCGGCAGGGCGGTTGCCTGAAAACCGAACGGCAGCCCCTGGACGAAGTAGAGCGTCCAGAGGATGCCAAGTCGGTCGAACCGCACGGCGCGGGGCACCGGCGGATGATACGGCTTCAGCGGGCCTTCCGGGGCCGGGCGATACGGCGCTCGACCGGGATCGATGGCGGCGCTGTTCGGCGCTACAATCGAACCCGCGGAGACCCGACGATGAGCACGATCCGAGAGGAAGTCCACAAGCTCGCCGAGAAGCTCCCGCCCGATGCCGACTGGGACGACGTGATGTACGAGGTCTACGTCCGCCAGAAGATCGCCGAGGGGCTGCGCGACGGCGACGAAGGCCGCGTCGTCTCGCACGAAGAGGTCAAGAAGCGCTTCCGCGTCTCGTGAGGATCGACTGGTCGCCTGGCTAGCCTCTAAGGCAGTCGCCTCCACATCAGCAGCGCGACCGCCGCCGGCACTGCGAGGGCGAGGGCGATGAGGGGCCAGTCCACTCCCAGGCTCGCCATCACGCCGACGCAGAGGAGCGTGGCGGCGAGGGTGTAGAGGCGGAGGGTGCGCCTCGCGCCCCGGGGGAGGGGGCGCGGATGCACGCGCTCGGTCACGCGTTCAGTGAAGGTCGGCGGCAGGGCGGGCGGGGGGGCGGCGGTCATCGCATCGCGCAGCAGGGCGTCGATTCCCTCGCTTCGATCGCTTCGATCGCTTCGATCGCCTCGATCGCCGCCATCCACCCCGTCGGGTCTGTCGGGTCCTGCCGGGTTCGGGTGCTCAGACACGGTCGACACCTCGTTCTTTCAACATCGACTGCAGCAGCTGGCGGGCGCGGAAGAGGTAGGACTTCACCGTGTTCTCCGCCACGTCGAGGAGGAGCGCGATCTCGGCGACGCTCTCGCCCATCCAGTAGTGCAACCGCAGCGCGGACTGGTAGGCCTCGGGGAGTCGGGCGACGCACTCGGCCACGGCTTCGTCGCGACGCGCCTTCTCGAGGCGCGCGAGGGCGTCCGGGTCGCCGGAGGCATGTTGCTCCAGGACCTCCGCCCCGACGTGCGGCGCGGTGAAGCGGACGCGCGCCTTGAGATTGATCGTCTGGTTGAAGGTCACCCGGTAGAGCCAGGTGCCGAACTTCGCCTCACCGCGATAGCTCTTGAGCGCCGAGTGGACGCGCAGGAAGACCTCCTGCGTCACCTCCTCGG from Thermoanaerobaculia bacterium includes these protein-coding regions:
- a CDS encoding RNA polymerase sigma factor, coding for MEADNELVARAAAGDEAAFTQLVERHRDRVFRLAVSILGQAFVGEAEEVTQEVFLRVHSALKSYRGEAKFGTWLYRVTFNQTINLKARVRFTAPHVGAEVLEQHASGDPDALARLEKARRDEAVAECVARLPEAYQSALRLHYWMGESVAEIALLLDVAENTVKSYLFRARQLLQSMLKERGVDRV